A stretch of DNA from Bacteroidales bacterium:
ATTCCGGCATGACCGGCTTGCTCGATGTTGTCAACAACAACTCCAACGTTACCGTTATTATCAACGATAACTCCACTACCGGCATGACCGGCGGACAGAAATCGGCTGCCACCGGAAAAATTGAAGATATCTGTCGTGGTATCGGTATTCCTGACGAACATCTCCGTTTGATTACGCCGCTGAGAAAGAACCACGACGAAAACGTGCAGGTACTTCTCGAAGAGCTGCAGTACGAAGGTCCTTCGGTGATAATATCACGGCGTGAGTGCATTCAAACACTAAACAAGCGCATGCGTCAAAAGGCCGCAGAAAAAGCCAAAGAAGCCGAACAACAAAAGGCATCACAACAATAAAATAAACAGAACATGAAAAAAGACATTATTCTGGCAGGTGTCGGTGGACAAGGAATTTTATCGATAGCAGCTTGTATCGGACTTGCTGCAGTGGATAATGGTTTGTTTCTAAAACAGGCCGAAGTACACGGCATGAGCCAACGTGGCGGCGCCGTGCAATCCAACCTGCGCCTGAGCGATAAGGTAATAGCCTCCGATCTGATCCCTTATGGACAGGCCGACCTGATCATCTCGATAGAACCACTCGAGTCGTTGCGTTATCTGCCGTGGCTCCACCGCGACGGTTGGGTCATCACCAGCTCCAACGCCTTTGTTAATATTCCCAACTATCCCGAGAAGGAAGCTGTTGAAGCTGAAATTAGAAGGATAAAAAACCATATCTTCATCGACGCTGAAGCCATCGCCAAAGAGCTGGGCTCCATAAGATCGGCAAATATGGTGATGCTGGGTGCAGCAGTTCCATTTCTTGAATTACCATTCGAACAAATCGAAAAAGCCATCACCAAACTCTTTGGAAACAAAGGTGCAGCAGTTGTTGAGCTTAACCAACAGGCAATGAAAGCCGGCTTCGAGTTTACCAACCGCGAGTTGGCAAAAGTGTAGTGAGCGGTAAGAGATAAGCGGTGAGTAGTGAGAGATGAGCGGTGAGCGGGAAACTGCTGATTTGGTTAGCTCTGGTGGCTATAATGCCAGGATTGTCGAAAACTTAAGCTATGTTTGTGGGGTATGATTTTTCGTGAAAACATTCATAACTAAATATTCACATCTTAATTTAAAAACTTATGGAACCTATCTTTTTAAAATCGTTGAAAAAAGCCATTCGGCACTGGTACATTCCCTTAATAGTAGGATTGCTATTTATAATAGTAAGTGTAGTAGTCTTTGTCTCTCCGGCAAGTTCGCTTCTTGCACTGGCCATTTTCTTCAGCCTTTCTTTATTGTTTGGAGGCCTTTCCGAAATTATATTTTCAGTGGCTAACCGCGACCAGATAGAGAACTGGGGCTGGTCTCTGGCTTTTGGTATCGTTACTCTAGTAGTGGGTGTTTTGTTGTTTCTAAACCCGGGTCTTTCTTTAGATGTGCTGGCTTTTTATGTAGGGTTTGTTATCCTGTTCCGTTCCATAGGAGCCATCAGCTTTTCGATGGACGTAAAAAAATATGGCGGTCCCAATTGGGGTTGGTTGTTGGCATTTGGTATTCTTGGTACCATAGCCTCTTTCATTCTCATTTGGAACCCTCTTTTTGCCGGATTGAGTGTGGTTATTCTCATTGCGCTGA
This window harbors:
- a CDS encoding indolepyruvate oxidoreductase subunit beta produces the protein MKKDIILAGVGGQGILSIAACIGLAAVDNGLFLKQAEVHGMSQRGGAVQSNLRLSDKVIASDLIPYGQADLIISIEPLESLRYLPWLHRDGWVITSSNAFVNIPNYPEKEAVEAEIRRIKNHIFIDAEAIAKELGSIRSANMVMLGAAVPFLELPFEQIEKAITKLFGNKGAAVVELNQQAMKAGFEFTNRELAKV
- a CDS encoding DUF308 domain-containing protein, which encodes MEPIFLKSLKKAIRHWYIPLIVGLLFIIVSVVVFVSPASSLLALAIFFSLSLLFGGLSEIIFSVANRDQIENWGWSLAFGIVTLVVGVLLFLNPGLSLDVLAFYVGFVILFRSIGAISFSMDVKKYGGPNWGWLLAFGILGTIASFILIWNPLFAGLSVVILIALSFLFTGLFSICFSFQLRKLHKKSKVLSAKLQTRFEELQEAIREEWSD